In uncultured Cohaesibacter sp., a genomic segment contains:
- the pflA gene encoding pyruvate formate-lyase-activating protein, whose amino-acid sequence MSTEAIDTHALERKDPSEYGFLHSMESGAAVDGPGMRFVFFMSGCQFKCLYCHNPDTWKLHNGTYIDVDAVLKEVKGYARFLKFAGGVTFSGGEPMMQAPFVGAAARAIKEKFDLHIALDTQGFLHGNVEDDWFDAFDLIMLDIKHINPDTYLKLTAQPLQPTLDFAQRMVRLKKQMRIRYVLVPDWSDAKEDIEKMADYVASLGDLVELVEVLPFHQLGASKWEKLGLDYKLKDLRTPTPQEAEAARDIFRVRGLEAT is encoded by the coding sequence TTGAGCACAGAAGCAATCGACACCCACGCACTGGAACGCAAAGACCCGTCCGAATATGGCTTTCTGCATTCGATGGAATCCGGCGCCGCCGTAGATGGCCCCGGCATGCGCTTTGTCTTCTTCATGTCTGGGTGCCAGTTCAAATGCCTCTATTGCCACAATCCCGATACATGGAAGCTTCATAACGGCACCTATATCGACGTCGATGCCGTGTTGAAGGAAGTCAAGGGCTATGCCCGTTTCCTCAAATTCGCCGGAGGGGTCACCTTCTCGGGTGGCGAGCCGATGATGCAAGCGCCCTTTGTCGGAGCCGCTGCGCGTGCGATCAAGGAGAAGTTTGATCTGCATATCGCGCTGGATACTCAGGGCTTCCTGCATGGCAATGTTGAGGATGACTGGTTTGATGCCTTCGACCTGATCATGCTCGACATCAAGCATATCAACCCGGACACCTATCTCAAGCTCACCGCCCAGCCGCTGCAACCGACCCTCGATTTTGCCCAGCGCATGGTCCGGCTCAAAAAGCAGATGCGCATCCGCTATGTGCTGGTGCCCGATTGGTCTGACGCGAAAGAAGATATCGAGAAGATGGCCGACTATGTCGCCAGCCTCGGCGATCTGGTGGAGTTGGTGGAGGTCCTGCCCTTCCATCAGCTGGGCGCTTCCAAATGGGAGAAGCTGGGCCTTGATTACAAACTCAAGGATCTGCGCACCCCGACACCGCAGGAAGCGGAAGCTGCGCGCGACATTTTCCGCGTGCGCGGTCTGGAAGCAACCTGA